The sequence below is a genomic window from Clostridium sp. BJN0001.
CATTCCTTCTACAGCACATACAATTTCTCCACTACTATTAAAATCAATCCCCTTAACATTTCTTATTCCATAAGAATATAGTTCTTTCTTATTATCATTTAAATTTATAGAGTATATTGATGCATTTGCAATTTCATATGGTTCAACTTCTTGTCCTTTTATTGAAGAATTCCCATATGGCATGAACGCTCCAGTTTTTACATCTCCATAATTTTCTCCTGAAAGAGCTGCTTTAAATGGCATTTTATCATATGGTATTCTATTATCATCATACTCTTCACTTTTCTCTGCAATTCCCGAGTTTGTAACTGCTCCTATAGTAAGAAAAATTTTATTATCATTTATTTTTAATTTTCTGTCTAAATATCTTCCTTCTTCTGGTATTCCAGTTAATATTTCTTTTTTATCATTTTTATTTAAATCATATTTATAAAGCGCATCTCCATCAATAAAATAAATACAATTATCATAATATTCTATATCAGAAATTTGATTTGTATTTCCTGTATAGATAGTTTTTTCCCCTCTATCTTTATTATATACTTTAATTTTATCATCATAAGATATATAAAAATTATTATTTTCATCTCTGCAAAATGACTCTGCTTTTATACAGTTTTTCATTTCAATTCTTATTCTTATATCATCACTTAAAAGGTCTGTTTTATATTTAAATGAAATTTTTATCATTAAGAATGACAGAATTACTACAATTACAGTAATTATAGTCCATTTAATAAATCCTTTCACTAAAATGCCATCTCCTAAAAATTACTCCTTAATAATTTATATTCTATCATTTTACAATAATTACTATTAATAATAACATAATTTATTCATATTCAAATTGTTTTACGAATAAGTTTAACTGTAATATAAAGGAGTGGGATTCTTTGAGCAGAGATAACTTTTTTAAGAGTACTTTTTTACTTATTATATCAAATATTATAATAGGTTTTTTAAGTTTTCTTTTTTCAATATATATATCTAAAGTACTGTCCGCCGAAGGTATGGGCTTATACAATCTTGTTATGCCAATTTACAATTTATTCATATGTCTAATGTCAGCAGGTGTAGTAGCTTCGGTATCACAGATTACAGCTGTTTACATTCAAAAAAAAGAATACTGTAACATAAAAATGACGATAAGGACTCTATTATTTTTCAATATACTATGGGCTAGCATTATAGGAATTTCAGTTTTCTTTTTAGCTCCATATATAAGCAAATATGCAATAAAAGATGTTAGAACTCTTAAAGCTTTAAGAATAATATGTCCAGCAATGGTTTTTATTGCTTCTTCAAATATATTTAAAGGATATTTTTATGGTTCCTTAAAAATAAAAGTTCCAGCAGTTATTGATATTATTGAGAAATCAATGAGAATAGTAACTGTAAGTATATTTTTTCTAATTATAAAAAATAAAACTTTAGATAATTTAGTTGCCGCTGCAACTAGTTCTTTATGTTTTGGTGAATTTCAAAGTCTTATATTTTTATATATCTATTACTGCTATGAAAAATCTAAAATGCCTATTTCAAAATGCAGACATGAAAGCAGAATACAGCTTCTTTTTAATGTTATTGTAATTTCTGTTCCTCTTTGTCTTAATGGTTTTTTGACAAACATACTCGGCACAATTTCTACACTTATAATACCTAGAAGACTTATACACGCAGGTTTTACTTATTCTGAATCATTAAGCCTTATAGGACGATATAATGGAATGGCTCTTAATTTAATTACAATTCCTCTTATTGCAGTAAGTACTATTAATACACTCCTTATTCCCGATCTTTCAAAGTCGTTAAATGAGGGGAACAATATTAAGATTCAAAGAAGAATAAAAAAAGTAATTAAATCTGCATTTCTTCTAGGATTATGTACTGCAGTAATATGTAATATAATACCGCATGATTTAGGGTATTTATTTTATAAAAGGACTGATTTAGGAAACTATATAAGATTTGCATCATTGTCATCTCCAATTTTTTTTACTGCAACAACTATGTTTGGAATTTTAAATGGATTAAATAGACAAAAAATAATCTTAAGAAATTCTTTTATTGAAGCTTCTTTAGAACTTATATTATTGTATTTTTTTACAGGGATAAAATTTGTAAACATATATGGAGAAGTTTTAACTACAATAATCGCATGCAGCGTAGGATTTATTTTAAATATTCACGAAGTTAAAAAGCATGTTGATATAGACATAAATTTTACAAATGTAATAATCTATATTCTTCTTTCTATTCTTACTTTTGTCGTAATAAATATTTTTGCTAAAAATTTATTTTCTCAAATGATCTTTCTTAAAGTGTTATTTGTTACAGGAATAAGTGGATTTATATTTGTATACTTAAGCTTTTTTGGAGAAAATTAATTAAAAAGAGCTTATCACTATTTTGTCGTGATAAGCTCTTTAAATATATAATTCTATTTTAAATTCTTTCTTAAAAATCTAGGCATTATTCTATAAATTCTAGGCGAAACATCATATATGTCTTTCTTTTTTAACCCTTTTATTAATATGATCACATATAGATATGCTAACGCTCCAAATGATACCATTATGAGAGTTCCTATATCTTTTACTATAACTCCACAATTAAATACAACATACAACATAGATAAAGGATATCTTATAATACAAATCACAAATACCATTACAATAGATGCAATAAGTGGCTTTACAAAATATTTAATTAAGTGTGATTTTACTTTTAGTGATTTTCTAATTGCTATTTGATTTAAAACAAGCGGAATTATATACCACAAAAAATTACCAACTACTGCTCCTTTTACATTTATTGACGGAATTCCAACAAGAAAATAGTTTGCAGTTATTTTGGCTATAATACCTAAGCAGAATGTTCCAAGGACATAATATAATTTATTTATGCTCTGAAGAATAACACTCTGTATCTGAACAACCGACATAAGAATCAAAATAATAGATCCTATAAGCATAAGTTCATATCCTACATCAATAGTAAATAAAAGGATATAAATTTCCCTGCTAAGAACTGCTAATCCAAAAGATGCAGGTACAGTTATGATAAATACAAGTCTAAATATAAAATTAACTTTTTTTCTAATAGATTTTTTATCATGAACTGCCATAGCTGCTGACAATGCTGGCAAAACAGTCGTACTAAGGGCAGTTATTATTATAAGCGGAACTGATAACAATGTCTTATAACTACCAAGTATACCGTAAAGCTCATGACTCTTTTCACTTGAAAAGCCTGCAAAAAGCAATCTTGCATTTACGTTAACCATATCGACAAGACTTCCAAAATTCTGAAGTCCAGCACTTAATGTTATAGGAAATCCATATTTAAATAATTTCTTTATAATCTTTTTAGTTCTTGCTCTCTTTTTTACCTGATGAATTTTTTCTTTATGAATACATCTATCTCTTCTATATATAATCATCATATATAAAAAAGCAATAAGTGCTGCTATAGATGTTCCTACTGTTGCTCCAGCACTTCCGTATACAACACTTATTTTCATCAGTAAATATGCACATAAAAGGCTTACTACAATATTAACTATTTGCTCTATAACCTGTGATATTGCAATATGTGTCATACTATTTTTACCTTGAAAATACCCTCTATACGAAGATAACAAAGATGTTACAAATATACTTGGTGCAAGAAGTAATATTCCAAAAGATGCATCAGGATTATTTATTATCCTTCCAATAGGAAATGCAAAGGCCATAAGAAGTAGCGACAAAATACCACCTGCAAACGATAAAAGCATTTTAGATACTCTTAATGTATTTTCTGAATCAACTGGTCTTTCTAATGCATCAAATTCAGATACTATCTTAGCTATTGCTGGTTGAGTTCCTAAATTTGTAACTGCATATACAAATAAAAATACTTCATAACAGGTCTGGTATATTCCATATCCATCAAGTCCTATTATTCCTCTTAAAAAAGGTATATAGAATACAGATAATATTTTGCTTAAAATTCCTGCTATTGATAATAGCAAAAAACCTCTTCCAGCCGCTGATCTCTCTTCCATAACTTTCTCCTATCTAAAACTTAAATATATCATGCTTTATTTTTTTCAAAAATGGTGGAAGAGCTGCTGTTATAGTTTTATTCTGTAGATACTCTAATTTCCCACTCATAGCTCTAAAATTAAGCTTATATGCGTAAAGGAACTGATAATTGAGTCCATATTTATTTAAAAGGACTGAATTTATTTCTTTATCTCCATATTTAGAATCACCTGCAACTGGATTACCAAGATATGATAAATGTGCCCTTATCTGATGGCTTCTACCTGTAATAAGATTTATTTCTAATAGTGAATAAGCTCCATTACTCTGAATTGTTTTAACTTTCATAGTTATTTTTTTAGAATCTTCTACACTTTCTTTATATATTTTAGAAATATTTGTATCATGATTCTTTACTATATAAGCATTGTATACTCCATCAGATATTCTTCCTTTACATAAAGTATAATAGTATTTCTTTATTTTATCTTCTCTTATTGCTGCATTTATTTCTTTAAGTCCTTCATAAGTTTTTCCAAACATAACAATTCCAGATGTATTTCTATCTAACCTGTTACATGGTGATGGAACAAATGTTGTTTCTTTTTGAGGATCATAAAATCCTTTTTTGTAAAGATATGATAAAACATAATCTGTGAGAGATGGTTCCTCCTCATTTCCATCTGAATGTACTAAAATTTCTGGCCATTTTTCTACAATAATAATATTTTCATCCTCATATATTATTTTTAATCCATTAACCTCTACTTGTTCAAAATCTTTTTTGATATTCTGACTGTTTGTTTTTATGTATCTTATTTCTACAATATCTCCTTCTTCTAGAAAATATTTTTCATTCTTTTTACTTCCATTTACTCTTATGTCTTTCTTTCTTAATGCTTTAAATATAGCGCTTAACGGAACATCTTTAAGATACTTTCTTAAAAACTTATCAAGTCTTTGTCCTGCTTCATTTGGTCCTATCTTTATATTCAAATCTCTCACTCCCATATTGTGATATAATCTTAATTATTATAGACACATATATAATTTATTGTCAAATTTATTTATAATATATGTTTAAAATACTCCATAAATATTAAAAATTTAATCCTTTAATATCTATGGAGTACTTATTAAATCAAGATATAACGTTATTTCTTTTCTTTGTCATCTTTTTTATTCGATTTCTTTTGAGTACTGCTTTTGCTAGTACCTTCTTCTATTTTTTCATCTGTGTTTTCATTTTCATCCTTTTGAGGTGTTTGTGCTAATTCAGCTAAAGGGAGATCATATTTTGATCTTATTTTATTTTCAATTTCAAGTGCGACTTCAGGATTTTCTTTCAAATATGTCTTTGAATTTTCCCTTCCTTGTCCAAGCCTTATGTCTCCATATGAAAACCATGCTCCACTTTTCTGAACTATATCCTCTTTAACTCCTACATCTAAAATATTTCCATTTCTTGATATTCCCTCATTATACATTATATCAAATTCGGCCTGTTTAAATGGAGGTGCTACTTTATTTTTCATAACCTTAACTCTTGTTCTATTACCTATTATACTGTCACCTTGTTTTATAGAATCAATTCGTCTTATATCAAGTCTTATAGATGCATAAAACTTTAATGCTCTTCCACCTGTTGTAGTTTCAGGAGAACCAAACATTACTCCAACTTTTTCTCTAAGCTGATTTATAAATATAGCAACACAATTTGTCTTATTAAGTGTTCCTGTTAATTTTCTTAAAGCTTGAGACATAAGTCTTGCCTGAAGTCCTATATGGGAATCTCCCATTTCTCCTTCTATTTCTGCTTTAGGAACAAGCGCTGCTACTGAATCAACTATAAGAACATCAATTGCTCCTGAACGTACAAGTGCTTCAGCAATCTCTAAAGCCTGCTCTCCTGTATCTGGCTGAGATAAGATAAGATTATCTATATCAACACCAAGTTTCCTTGCATAATTAGAATCTAATGCATGTTCTGCATCTATAAATGCGACAGCTCCACCATGTTTTTGTGATTCAGCTGCAATATGAAGAGCTACTGTAGTTTTTCCAGAACTTTCTGGTCCATATATTTCAACTACTCTTCCCTTTGGTACTCCTCCAATTCCTAATGCTATGTCAAGATCAAGACTTCCTGTAGAAATTGCATCTATCTTCATTATATTGTGATCTCCAAGCTTCATTACAGAACCTTTTCCAAACTGCTTTTCAATCTGACCCATTGCACTTTCAATTGCTTTTAGTTTATTCTCATCTATATTTGCCATTTATTGCACCTCTCTTTATTTACGAACTTATGTTCTATATATATTATAATTACTTTACTTCATCAAGTCAATTAATATTAAAATAATTCCTCTACAAGAAGTAAAAGGAATTATTTTAATTATACCCATATTAATCTTTTTTAATCTCACTATTTATCAATTTTTAAGACGTCTCTATTCATTACAAAATATACTACTCCAGAAATAACAGTAACTAATACAGTTATGTTTACTAATGCTGGTGCAATATAATTAAATATTACTCTAAAAAAGCCAATATTATAAATTATATTTGTAAGATATATTGAATCTTTTATATTGACATCAATTAAAAGAGTAATTATTATTGTCATCTGAAGTACTGTTTTTATTTTTCCCCACCAGTTTGATGCCATTACTCTCCCTTGAGCAGCTGCAATTGATCTTAAACCTGTAACCGCAAATTCTCTTGCAATTATTATTATAGCTGCATATGATGGAATTGCATGAAATTCTACTAAACATATTAATGCTGTAGCTACAAGAAGTTTATCTGCTAAAGGATCTAAAAATTTTCCAAAATCAGTTATCTGATGTCTGCTTCTTGCTATGTACCCATCAAGTTTATCTGTAATCGACGCTGCTACAAAAATAAATGTAGCTATAAAACTTCCATACGGAATATCTTTAACTGCTATAAATATCAGAAAAAAAGGTACTAAAATAATTCTAATTATTGTCAACTTATTTGCAAGATTCATAACACAACAACTCCTAGTAAATCATAATCCAAATTTTGTACTACTTTTATATTAACAAAAGTTCCATTTTCTATATTTTTTTCAGATTTAAATAGAATATTTCCATCAATATCAGGTGCCATTTCATAGCTTCTTCCATAATAATACTCACCATCAAAGCCTTCTGTTAATACTCTATATACTTTTCCAATCTTAGAAGCATTTATATCTTTAGAAATCTTTTTCTGAACTTCCATTAATATTTTTTCTCTAGAAAATTTCACATTTTCTTCTATTTGTCCACTCATTCTAGCAGCTGCAGTATCTTCTTCCTGAGAATATCTAAATACTCCAACTTTATCTAATTTAAATTCATTTAAAAAAGTAATTATTTCTTTAAAATCTTCTTCTGTTTCATTTGGGAATCCAACTATAAAAGTTGTTCTTATTACAATGTTTGGAACTTTTTTTCTAAGTTTCTTAATTGTATCCATAATCTGTTCTTTTGTAGTTTTTCTTCCCATAAGCTTCAATACATGATTTGATATATGTTGAATAGGTATATCAATATATTTAGCTACTTTATCATTTTTTGCTATCTCATCAATTAAATCTTCATAGATTTCTTCTGGATAACAGTAAAGAAGTCTTATTATTTCTATTCCTTCAATCTGAGAAAGCTTTTCTATTAAAATATGAAGAGATTTTTTATTATATAAATCAGTTCCATACATTACAGTATCCTGTGCTATAAGTATTAATTCCTTAATTCCATTTTGTGCTAACTCCTCAGCTTCTTTTATGATATTTTCCATCTTTCTGCTTCTGAATCTGCCCCTTATTTTAGGAATTATACAATAAGTACAGAAATTATTACATCCTTCTGCAATTCTTATATATGCAGTTTTCCCTGAAGTTGTAAGAATCCTGTCCCCTTCGTTTATATTCTGATCTGAATACGAAATCATTTCTTGCTTATCTTCTAAACTATCTTTATTTAACTTTTCACTAAT
It includes:
- the rimO gene encoding 30S ribosomal protein S12 methylthiotransferase RimO; translation: MRSKDKIKVGLISLGCDKNRIDSEIILARVNSLFDITSDPKEAEVIIINTCGFIESAKQESIDTILEMAQHKKNGKCKLLVATGCLIQRYGNELLELIPEIDMMFGVNDYQKIALKISEKLNKDSLEDKQEMISYSDQNINEGDRILTTSGKTAYIRIAEGCNNFCTYCIIPKIRGRFRSRKMENIIKEAEELAQNGIKELILIAQDTVMYGTDLYNKKSLHILIEKLSQIEGIEIIRLLYCYPEEIYEDLIDEIAKNDKVAKYIDIPIQHISNHVLKLMGRKTTKEQIMDTIKKLRKKVPNIVIRTTFIVGFPNETEEDFKEIITFLNEFKLDKVGVFRYSQEEDTAAARMSGQIEENVKFSREKILMEVQKKISKDINASKIGKVYRVLTEGFDGEYYYGRSYEMAPDIDGNILFKSEKNIENGTFVNIKVVQNLDYDLLGVVVL
- a CDS encoding PQQ-dependent sugar dehydrogenase — its product is MKGFIKWTIITVIVVILSFLMIKISFKYKTDLLSDDIRIRIEMKNCIKAESFCRDENNNFYISYDDKIKVYNKDRGEKTIYTGNTNQISDIEYYDNCIYFIDGDALYKYDLNKNDKKEILTGIPEEGRYLDRKLKINDNKIFLTIGAVTNSGIAEKSEEYDDNRIPYDKMPFKAALSGENYGDVKTGAFMPYGNSSIKGQEVEPYEIANASIYSINLNDNKKELYSYGIRNVKGIDFNSSGEIVCAVEGMNNEGYRPVNNDSDYIYIVKKGIWYGWPDFSGGNPIDSDRFREKEGKNIKKVILNQPQNIVPSPYYEYYNLSSISSLAVDREGFIGSKDSCIFCDTQEKMIKCLNNDLSILNLVRLNNKSDIKKIISDDSAIYVLDSGNGYIFKIEGNYMKNYLKIPSLIIVGTLFIVVLIIMLINNKNKKIENNLKKYM
- the spoVB gene encoding stage V sporulation protein B, whose protein sequence is MSRDNFFKSTFLLIISNIIIGFLSFLFSIYISKVLSAEGMGLYNLVMPIYNLFICLMSAGVVASVSQITAVYIQKKEYCNIKMTIRTLLFFNILWASIIGISVFFLAPYISKYAIKDVRTLKALRIICPAMVFIASSNIFKGYFYGSLKIKVPAVIDIIEKSMRIVTVSIFFLIIKNKTLDNLVAAATSSLCFGEFQSLIFLYIYYCYEKSKMPISKCRHESRIQLLFNVIVISVPLCLNGFLTNILGTISTLIIPRRLIHAGFTYSESLSLIGRYNGMALNLITIPLIAVSTINTLLIPDLSKSLNEGNNIKIQRRIKKVIKSAFLLGLCTAVICNIIPHDLGYLFYKRTDLGNYIRFASLSSPIFFTATTMFGILNGLNRQKIILRNSFIEASLELILLYFFTGIKFVNIYGEVLTTIIACSVGFILNIHEVKKHVDIDINFTNVIIYILLSILTFVVINIFAKNLFSQMIFLKVLFVTGISGFIFVYLSFFGEN
- a CDS encoding polysaccharide biosynthesis protein encodes the protein MEERSAAGRGFLLLSIAGILSKILSVFYIPFLRGIIGLDGYGIYQTCYEVFLFVYAVTNLGTQPAIAKIVSEFDALERPVDSENTLRVSKMLLSFAGGILSLLLMAFAFPIGRIINNPDASFGILLLAPSIFVTSLLSSYRGYFQGKNSMTHIAISQVIEQIVNIVVSLLCAYLLMKISVVYGSAGATVGTSIAALIAFLYMMIIYRRDRCIHKEKIHQVKKRARTKKIIKKLFKYGFPITLSAGLQNFGSLVDMVNVNARLLFAGFSSEKSHELYGILGSYKTLLSVPLIIITALSTTVLPALSAAMAVHDKKSIRKKVNFIFRLVFIITVPASFGLAVLSREIYILLFTIDVGYELMLIGSIILILMSVVQIQSVILQSINKLYYVLGTFCLGIIAKITANYFLVGIPSINVKGAVVGNFLWYIIPLVLNQIAIRKSLKVKSHLIKYFVKPLIASIVMVFVICIIRYPLSMLYVVFNCGVIVKDIGTLIMVSFGALAYLYVIILIKGLKKKDIYDVSPRIYRIMPRFLRKNLK
- a CDS encoding RluA family pseudouridine synthase is translated as MNIKIGPNEAGQRLDKFLRKYLKDVPLSAIFKALRKKDIRVNGSKKNEKYFLEEGDIVEIRYIKTNSQNIKKDFEQVEVNGLKIIYEDENIIIVEKWPEILVHSDGNEEEPSLTDYVLSYLYKKGFYDPQKETTFVPSPCNRLDRNTSGIVMFGKTYEGLKEINAAIREDKIKKYYYTLCKGRISDGVYNAYIVKNHDTNISKIYKESVEDSKKITMKVKTIQSNGAYSLLEINLITGRSHQIRAHLSYLGNPVAGDSKYGDKEINSVLLNKYGLNYQFLYAYKLNFRAMSGKLEYLQNKTITAALPPFLKKIKHDIFKF
- the recA gene encoding recombinase RecA, producing the protein MANIDENKLKAIESAMGQIEKQFGKGSVMKLGDHNIMKIDAISTGSLDLDIALGIGGVPKGRVVEIYGPESSGKTTVALHIAAESQKHGGAVAFIDAEHALDSNYARKLGVDIDNLILSQPDTGEQALEIAEALVRSGAIDVLIVDSVAALVPKAEIEGEMGDSHIGLQARLMSQALRKLTGTLNKTNCVAIFINQLREKVGVMFGSPETTTGGRALKFYASIRLDIRRIDSIKQGDSIIGNRTRVKVMKNKVAPPFKQAEFDIMYNEGISRNGNILDVGVKEDIVQKSGAWFSYGDIRLGQGRENSKTYLKENPEVALEIENKIRSKYDLPLAELAQTPQKDENENTDEKIEEGTSKSSTQKKSNKKDDKEKK
- the pgsA gene encoding CDP-diacylglycerol--glycerol-3-phosphate 3-phosphatidyltransferase, with protein sequence MNLANKLTIIRIILVPFFLIFIAVKDIPYGSFIATFIFVAASITDKLDGYIARSRHQITDFGKFLDPLADKLLVATALICLVEFHAIPSYAAIIIIAREFAVTGLRSIAAAQGRVMASNWWGKIKTVLQMTIIITLLIDVNIKDSIYLTNIIYNIGFFRVIFNYIAPALVNITVLVTVISGVVYFVMNRDVLKIDK